The Oncorhynchus masou masou isolate Uvic2021 chromosome 31, UVic_Omas_1.1, whole genome shotgun sequence genome includes a region encoding these proteins:
- the LOC135523407 gene encoding hepatic leukemia factor-like: MDKIVSRHLPGNPRFLPMSNHWVLKSLLENPMKLPLLLQQHEQQHEGFEKEQEKEKKLDEERSAPQSAFLGPTLWNKTLPYDGDNFQLEYMDLDEFLSENGLPSELATSTHPNQYQSQSQHQTSIMSQALPSVIDLSNHASASTSVHTSMGTQNCLPSLARAALPSRNTPSPIDPESIQVPVSYVPDPADLALSSVPGQEMFDPRKRKFAPEELKPQPMFKKARKVLLPDDMKDDRYWVRRKKNNVAAKRSRDARRLKENQIAIRAGFLEKENSALKMEVADLRRELGRTKNIVAEYQATQGPL; the protein is encoded by the exons ATGGATAAAATAGTGTCCAGACATCTCCCGGGGAATCCAAGGTTTCTACCTATGTCGAATCACTGGGTATTGAAGTCTCTACTGGAGAACCCCATGAaactacccctcctcctccaacaaCATGAACAACAACATGAAG GATTTGAGAAGGagcaagagaaggagaagaagttGGATGAGGAGAGGAGTGCCCCCCAGTCAGCCTTCCTGGGGCCCACGCTGTGGAACAAGACTCTCCCCTACGATGGAGACAACTTCCAGCTGGAGTACATGGATCTGGACGAGTTCCTGTCGGAAAACGGCCTCCCCTCTGAACTCGCCACCTCCACCCACCCCAACCAGTACCAATCACAGTCCCAGCACCAGACGTCAATCATGTCACAAGCCTTGCCCTCGGTGATCGACCTTAGCAACCATGCCAGCGCATCAACGTCGGTACACACAAGCATGGGCACACAGAACTGTCTCCCTAGCCTCGCCAGAGCAG CCCTGCCGTCCAGAAACACTCCCAGCCCCATCGACCCAGAGTCCATCCAGGTGCCGGTGAGCTATGTGCCTGACCCTGCTGACCTGGCCCTGTCCAGCGTACCGGGACAGGAGATGTTCGACCCCCGCAAACGCAAGTTCGCCCCCGAGGAGCTCAAACCACAGCCCATGTTCAAGAAGGCCCGCAAGGTGTTATTGCCAGATGACAtgaag GATGACAGGTATTGGGTGAGGCGTAAGAAGAACAACGTGGCTGCCAAGAGGTCACGTGACGCCCGTCGACTCAAAGAAAACCAGATTGCCATCCGAGCGGGTTTCCTGGAGAAGGAGAACTCCGCCCTGAAAATGGAGGTGGCCGATCTGAGAAGAGAGCTTGGACGCACAAAGAACATTGTGGCCGAGTACCAGGCCACACAGGGGCCTCTGTAA